In Lepus europaeus isolate LE1 chromosome 8, mLepTim1.pri, whole genome shotgun sequence, a single genomic region encodes these proteins:
- the LOC133765872 gene encoding arylamine N-acetyltransferase 1, with protein sequence MDIEAYYQRIGYKNRRNKLDLESLTDIFQHQIRTVPYENLSIHCGQPMELDLEAIFDQIVRRNRGGWCLQVNYLLYWALTTIGFETTMLGGFVCGSHTDKYSTGMIHLIVQVTISGRNYIVDAGFGRSYQMWQPVELISGKDQPQVPSIFRLREEGETWYLDQIRRQQHVPDQEFLNSELLERKIHRKLYCFTLQPRTIEEFEPANTYLQISPSSPFLDKSICSLQTPEGVHCLVGLILTFRTYNYKENTDLVEFKVLTEEEVEEVLKTIFNISLEKKLVSKNGNLFFTI encoded by the coding sequence ATGGATATTGAAGCATATTATCAAAGAATTGGTTACAAGAACCGGAGGAACAAATTGGACTTGGAATCactaacagacatttttcagcaCCAGATCCGAACTGTTCCCTATGAGAACCTTAGCATTCACTGTGGGCAGCCCATGGAGTTGGACTTAGAGGCCATTTTTGATCAAATTGTCAGGAGGAATAGAGGTGGCTGGTGTCTCCAGGTCAACTATCTTCTGTACTGGGCTTTGACTACCATCGGTTTTGAGACCACAATGTTAGGAGGGTTTGTTTGTGGCAGTCATACTGACAAATACAGCACTGGCATGATTCACCTCATAGTACAGGTGACCATCAGTGGCAGAAACTACATTGTCGATGCTGGGTTTGGACGCTCCTACCAGATGTGGCAGCCTGTGGAGTTAATTTCCGGAAAAGATCAGCCTCAAGTGCCTTCCATATTCCGCttgagagaagagggagaaaccTGGTACCTGGACCAAATCAGAAGACAGCAACATGTTCCAGACCAAGAATTTCTTAATTCTGAACTCCTGGAAAGGAAAATACACCGAAAACTCTACTGCTTTACTCTTCAACCTCGAACAATTGAAGAATTTGAGCCTGCAAATACATATCTTCAAatatctccatcatctccattttTAGACAAATCAATTTGTTCCTTGCAGACCCCAGAAGGTGTTCACTGTTTAGTGGGTCTCATCCTCACCTTCAGGACCTACAATTATAAGGAAAATACAGATCTGGTAGAGTTTAAAGTTCTGACTGAGGAAGAAGTGGAGGAAGTGCTGAAAACTATATTTAATATTTCCTTGGAAAAAAAGCTTGTGTCCAAAAATGGTAATTTGTTTTTCACTATTTAG